A window of the Pseudomonadales bacterium genome harbors these coding sequences:
- the ndhC gene encoding NADH-quinone oxidoreductase subunit A: MGLVVAMLLLSHLLGPRRHDRATDQPFESGIVSVGGARYHVAIPFYLVAILFVIFDLEAVFLFAWAIAFREVGWLGFIEVIVFITILIAALIYLWRLGALDWKKEPAIRTKTSDKIKTS, from the coding sequence ATGGGGTTGGTGGTTGCCATGCTTTTATTGTCCCACTTGCTGGGACCGCGTAGGCACGATCGTGCTACCGACCAACCCTTTGAATCGGGTATCGTTTCGGTAGGCGGCGCTCGTTATCACGTCGCTATTCCTTTTTATCTGGTCGCCATTTTATTTGTTATTTTCGATCTGGAAGCTGTATTTCTGTTTGCCTGGGCCATTGCTTTTCGCGAAGTTGGCTGGTTAGGCTTTATTGAAGTGATTGTCTTTATCACTATTTTGATTGCCGCGCTTATCTATCTCTGGCGATTGGGCGCGTTGGACTGGAAAAAAGAACCAGCAATAAGAACAAAAACGAGCGACAAAATAAAAACGAGTTAA